In Methanosphaera sp. ISO3-F5, a genomic segment contains:
- the lysA gene encoding diaminopimelate decarboxylase, which yields MSYDFNLKIKDNHLMIGELDANDLAEEFKTPLYVIDEEKVRENYNKLFTAFSSKYEDLHMCYAAKANTSLAVLKILEDEGSYIDAVSPGEIYTALLAGFTPDRIMFTGNNVTNEELEYAHKTGVTINLDSISALERLSTIEGTEGKEISIRVNPMVEAGHHEHCITGGPKSKFGIKEEEAVEVYQKAIDLGFKPIGMHSHIGSEILESEPFMLAVETMMDIAGKVHQEVGVDFKFLDFGGGFGIPYEPTENELDLEKFTTDIINLFKSKVEEYDMESPSFYIEPGRFLVGNAEVLLTRVNTIKESYRKFAGVDCGFGTLLRPTMYGSYHHIVVANKMNEENVEEIDIAGNLCESGDLFARDRPMPKLEEGDLLAILNAGAYAYSMASQYNSRPRPAEVLVNKKEADVIRRRESFSDLFNGQKVPTRLLK from the coding sequence ATGTCATATGACTTTAATTTAAAAATAAAAGATAATCACTTAATGATTGGTGAACTAGATGCTAATGATTTAGCAGAAGAATTTAAAACACCATTATATGTAATTGATGAAGAAAAAGTTAGAGAAAATTACAACAAATTATTCACTGCATTCAGTAGCAAATATGAAGATTTACACATGTGTTATGCAGCTAAAGCAAACACAAGCCTTGCAGTATTAAAAATATTAGAAGATGAAGGAAGTTACATTGATGCAGTAAGTCCTGGTGAAATATACACAGCATTACTTGCAGGATTCACACCAGATAGAATAATGTTCACAGGAAACAATGTGACAAACGAAGAATTAGAATATGCTCATAAAACAGGAGTTACAATAAACCTTGACAGTATATCAGCTCTTGAAAGATTAAGTACCATTGAAGGAACAGAAGGAAAAGAAATATCAATAAGAGTAAATCCAATGGTAGAAGCAGGTCATCATGAACACTGTATTACAGGTGGACCAAAAAGTAAATTTGGTATAAAAGAAGAAGAAGCCGTTGAAGTTTACCAGAAAGCAATAGACCTCGGATTTAAGCCAATAGGTATGCATTCACATATAGGTTCTGAAATACTTGAATCCGAACCATTCATGTTAGCAGTAGAAACAATGATGGACATTGCAGGAAAAGTACATCAAGAAGTAGGAGTTGACTTTAAATTCCTAGACTTTGGTGGAGGATTTGGTATACCATACGAGCCAACAGAAAATGAATTAGACTTAGAAAAATTCACAACAGACATTATAAATCTTTTCAAATCCAAAGTTGAAGAATATGACATGGAAAGTCCATCATTCTATATTGAACCTGGAAGATTCCTAGTTGGTAACGCAGAAGTATTATTAACAAGAGTAAATACAATTAAAGAAAGCTACCGTAAATTTGCAGGAGTAGACTGTGGATTTGGTACACTCCTAAGGCCAACAATGTATGGATCATACCATCATATTGTAGTAGCAAATAAGATGAATGAAGAAAATGTTGAAGAAATTGATATTGCAGGTAACCTCTGTGAAAGTGGAGACCTATTTGCTAGGGATAGGCCAATGCCTAAACTAGAAGAAGGAGACCTTCTCGCAATATTAAATGCTGGTGCATATGCTTACAGTATGGCATCACAATATAATTCAAGACCTAGACCGGCAGAAGTATTAGTTAACAAAAAAGAAGCAGATGTAATAAGAAGAAGAGAAAGTTTCAGTGACTTATTTAATGGTCAGAAAGTTCCAACAAGGTTATTAAAATGA